A region of Clostridium acetobutylicum ATCC 824 DNA encodes the following proteins:
- a CDS encoding tyrosine-protein phosphatase codes for MVDIHSHIIPGIDDGSNSLETTLNMMSIAKEAGVTKMVATSHYYRGKFENSISVIEKKANELNYTLKEKGVDIDVIPGQEVFIDNYTLKDYKEGIIGTINNTDYMLVEFDMMSLGENAIDTLYELQIKGIKPIIAHPERYTYIQKDIYKINELMDENIYFQVNAGSIEGLFGKTVQKTALKLVEEGVISFIASDAHSAGKRCPGYEKALHDLTKIDKTLAEKFIKNSNLLLENEKIENKVRKLKKKKTFFSFLK; via the coding sequence ATGGTAGATATTCATTCACATATAATTCCAGGAATTGATGATGGTTCAAATTCTCTTGAAACAACATTAAATATGATGAGTATAGCAAAAGAAGCAGGAGTAACTAAAATGGTTGCTACTTCCCACTATTATAGAGGAAAATTTGAAAACAGTATTTCAGTTATTGAGAAAAAAGCAAATGAGTTGAACTATACATTAAAGGAAAAGGGTGTAGACATTGATGTTATACCAGGACAAGAAGTGTTTATAGACAATTATACTCTTAAAGACTATAAAGAGGGGATAATAGGGACTATAAATAATACAGACTATATGCTTGTTGAATTTGATATGATGTCACTTGGCGAGAATGCAATAGATACTTTATATGAGCTTCAAATAAAAGGAATTAAGCCAATTATAGCTCATCCTGAAAGATACACTTATATTCAAAAAGATATTTATAAAATAAATGAATTAATGGATGAAAATATTTATTTTCAAGTAAATGCAGGAAGCATCGAAGGACTTTTTGGAAAGACTGTACAAAAAACAGCATTAAAGTTAGTAGAGGAGGGTGTAATTAGTTTTATTGCTTCAGATGCACATTCAGCTGGAAAAAGATGCCCTGGTTATGAAAAAGCACTTCATGATTTGACAAAAATTGATAAAACATTAGCCGAAAAGTTTATAAAAAATTCGAATTTGCTTCTTGAAAATGAAAAAATTGAAAATAAAGTACGAAAATTGAAAAAGAAAAAGACTTTTTTCTCTTTTTTAAAATAA
- a CDS encoding YveK family protein gives MEQENDIDFTGIFEVLNKEKAMIAAVTIFFVLFSAILSFFIIKPTYQGHVTVIIGKNDSKSSTNEQYNDVMMSQNLTKTYAQIAQSKQVADKTVSKLADGTTADQVLGLVSVTPQTGTQIIDITANGKSPDKAADLANDFSDSFVEVSKAVYTAGDARIIDRATAPKSPIKPKKMINIAIAFILGLFISVGIAFIKEYMDKTIKTQEDIKKHLDLPVLGVIPNYEEE, from the coding sequence ATGGAACAGGAAAATGATATAGATTTTACTGGGATTTTTGAGGTTTTAAATAAAGAAAAAGCGATGATTGCGGCAGTAACCATATTTTTTGTATTATTTTCAGCTATCTTAAGTTTTTTTATAATAAAACCAACTTACCAAGGACACGTTACAGTTATAATAGGAAAAAATGATTCAAAGTCCAGTACAAATGAGCAGTATAATGATGTTATGATGTCACAAAATCTTACTAAAACATATGCTCAAATTGCACAATCTAAACAAGTTGCGGATAAAACTGTAAGTAAATTAGCTGATGGAACTACAGCAGATCAGGTTTTAGGACTAGTGAGTGTTACGCCTCAAACAGGTACTCAAATAATAGATATAACAGCTAATGGAAAATCACCTGATAAGGCAGCAGATTTGGCAAATGATTTTTCAGATAGTTTTGTAGAAGTGTCAAAGGCAGTTTACACAGCAGGCGATGCTAGAATAATCGATAGAGCGACAGCACCTAAATCACCAATAAAGCCTAAAAAAATGATAAATATTGCTATAGCTTTTATTTTAGGGCTTTTTATATCTGTAGGTATAGCCTTCATTAAAGAATATATGGACAAGACTATAAAGACGCAGGAAGATATAAAAAAGCATTTGGATTTACCTGTACTTGGTGTAATACCTAATTATGAAGAGGAATAA
- a CDS encoding LCP family protein → MKTKDKKKFGFWKKFFIVFFILIFGIGASGTAYFYSKTSKMKKTEISKKPSELGISNKTQDDLSKYSDTVNIALFGVDRRLKTDVSRSDSIMILTMDPAHKKLKLSSIMRDTYVNVDGHGMTKITHAYAYGGPQLAIKTINENFKLNIKDYVTVDFYALEKIIDKLNGVEINVQSDEVGYLNGYIDEVSKYEKVTPNHVTSSGKQLLDGRQAVAYSRIRYTAGGDFVRTERQRTVLMAVFNKLQAQGKSNMVSMFDEILPYTETNMGSIDIAKYGTKFISSDISNIDQERFPLDGYCSGVTVDNVWYLKTDLNVTSDQMRKYIFEDVKPSPKASLVNIPEK, encoded by the coding sequence AAACTAAAGATAAAAAGAAATTTGGATTCTGGAAAAAGTTTTTTATTGTCTTTTTCATTTTAATCTTTGGAATAGGAGCTTCTGGAACAGCTTACTTTTATTCCAAAACCAGTAAAATGAAAAAAACAGAAATATCAAAGAAGCCATCTGAGCTTGGAATATCTAATAAAACACAAGACGATTTAAGCAAGTACAGTGATACTGTAAATATTGCATTATTTGGTGTAGATAGGCGATTAAAAACAGATGTTTCTCGTTCTGATTCTATAATGATATTAACAATGGACCCAGCACATAAAAAGCTTAAGTTATCCTCAATAATGAGAGATACATATGTAAATGTGGATGGACATGGTATGACAAAAATAACTCATGCTTATGCCTATGGTGGACCGCAACTTGCAATAAAAACTATAAATGAAAATTTTAAATTAAACATAAAGGACTATGTAACTGTGGATTTTTATGCACTTGAAAAAATTATAGATAAGCTTAATGGTGTGGAAATAAATGTTCAATCTGATGAAGTAGGATATCTTAATGGATATATAGACGAGGTTTCAAAATATGAGAAGGTCACTCCTAATCATGTTACTTCATCTGGTAAACAGCTTTTGGATGGAAGACAAGCTGTAGCTTATTCAAGAATTAGATACACAGCTGGTGGAGATTTTGTGAGAACTGAGAGACAGAGAACTGTGCTTATGGCAGTTTTTAATAAATTACAAGCTCAAGGAAAAAGCAATATGGTAAGTATGTTTGACGAAATTTTACCTTATACTGAAACAAATATGGGAAGCATTGATATTGCAAAGTATGGAACAAAATTTATTTCATCTGATATAAGTAATATAGACCAAGAAAGATTTCCATTAGATGGGTATTGTAGCGGTGTTACTGTTGACAATGTTTGGTATCTTAAAACTGATTTAAATGTAACTTCTGATCAAATGAGAAAATATATATTTGAAGATGTAAAGCCTTCGCCTAAAGCTTCACTTGTAAATATACCAGAAAAGTAA
- a CDS encoding CpsD/CapB family tyrosine-protein kinase, whose amino-acid sequence MLVVKDKPKSPIAEAYRTLRSNIQFSSFDKDMQLILVTSSGPGEGKSTTSCNLALAMAEAGNSVLLMDCDLRKPSVHKKFKISNNDGLSNVLAGHTKFENASNWYSKNLCILTAGKIPPNPAEMLASKRMKAFLAEARGVFKYIILDAPPVIAVTDPQILSTMVDGVILVVTSGVADIEAAKRAKELLENVNANIIGSVLNRVDTESRKGYYGSYYYYGHEEEN is encoded by the coding sequence ATGTTAGTAGTTAAAGATAAGCCTAAATCACCTATAGCAGAGGCTTACAGAACACTTAGAAGTAATATACAATTTTCAAGTTTTGATAAAGATATGCAGCTAATACTTGTAACTAGTTCGGGACCAGGCGAGGGAAAATCAACTACTTCGTGTAACCTGGCGTTAGCTATGGCAGAAGCAGGAAATTCAGTACTTCTTATGGACTGTGATTTGAGAAAGCCAAGTGTGCATAAAAAGTTTAAGATATCTAATAATGATGGATTATCCAATGTATTAGCGGGACATACTAAATTTGAGAATGCAAGCAACTGGTATAGCAAAAATTTATGTATACTAACGGCTGGAAAAATTCCTCCAAACCCTGCAGAGATGTTGGCTTCAAAGAGAATGAAAGCTTTTTTAGCTGAGGCAAGAGGAGTTTTTAAGTATATAATACTTGATGCACCACCAGTAATAGCAGTAACAGATCCACAGATTTTATCTACTATGGTTGATGGAGTGATTTTAGTTGTGACTTCAGGTGTTGCAGATATAGAAGCAGCTAAAAGGGCGAAGGAACTTTTAGAAAATGTAAATGCTAATATAATAGGTTCAGTTTTAAATAGAGTTGATACTGAAAGTAGAAAAGGCTATTATGGCAGCTATTATTACTATGGACATGAAGAGGAAAACTGA